A segment of the Marmota flaviventris isolate mMarFla1 chromosome 2, mMarFla1.hap1, whole genome shotgun sequence genome:
CCAGGGCCTCTTCCTGGACTGCCTCTGCTGGAGCACCCTGGCCTACCTGGTGCCCGGTCCCCCTGGCTCCCTGATGGTGGGCGGGCTGACCGAGTCTTTCACCATGACCCAGAATTGGCTGGAGGAGCTGGTGGCACGGCTGCGCTGGGGCCCTGCCCCTCTGCTGACTCCTCGTGGTATCTGGGAGGCTGAAGTGACCCGGGCCTTTGGGGCCCTGGTTTGGATCCGTGGTGACCAGTATGCGGGGGACCTCCTTCAGCTGCCTCCAGCAGTCCAGGAGCTGCTGCTGAGCCTGGTACGGGATGCCGCAGGGAAGGAGGACATCATTGAGTGGCTCAGCCACTTTGGCATCTCCAACACCCACTCCAACCAGGAGGTGCTGATTTGCCCTCCTCAGCAAAAGAAGGAAGGCCTGGCCATGGTGTCCATGGGAGAGAGTCCTGGGTCCTTTCTGGAGATGGGTACCCTGCAGAAAGGGGGCCTGGAAAGTCCAAAGAGATTAACCAGCCTAGGAGCCACTGGGTCCCTGATCCCAACCCAGAGCACACAACAGGAGACAGCAAACCAGCTGGTACGGTAAGTTCTGGAGAATGAGTCTGGCTTCTCTGACCCTAATCCTGTTCCCTTACCCCAGTGAAATATTAGTAGGTAGTTTGTGATTGAATTGGCCTTCCCACCTTTTCAACAAACTTGAATTTTCTCCAGGGTCGGTTCCAGCAACCAAGGTGGTAAGGACCGTGCTCAAGAGGAGGGGCCGTTGCAAGCCAGCAGCAGCCGAGACTCTTCGAACCACTCACAAACCTTGTTACAGCAAAGACAGGTCCAGAGGGTGGAAGATAAACTCCCCTTCCAGGCTCCTGTGTCAGCCCTGGGAGTGTGTCCATCCTGGAAGGCCTGGGCCCCGGGGCCAGCCTTTGGTCCCTTGTGGCCTGGGGCTATTGCTGCAACCTTCTGGAGGATCAATGAACTGCATTCTCTGCACCTGGCTTGGCTCCTGTCCCAGGCGGGCTTCAATTTCCCTTTCTGGCAGAGGCCAGTGGGCCCCATTCAGCTGAAATTGCCAGGGCAGAATCCTTTGCCCTTAAATCTGGAGTGGAAGCAGAAGGAGCTGACTCCTCTGCCCAGTGCAGAAAGCCCAGCTTGTAGACTGGATGGGGAGCTGGGAGGAGAGACAGCCCTACGGAATTTACCAAGGCCAGAGACCTCCCCTAAAATCACAAGTTTATTGGTGGTCCCAGCAGGCTCTGCTGTAAAGGACAAACTTAGTCCAGGACTTCCACAGATAGGGCCACCTTTGACCTCTGCACCCCAACTACAAGCTAGAGGTGAGCTTGGGGATCAAGGAAGTATGCCGTTGGATTGTAAGGGCCTAGAAAAGGGGCCCTCTCCAGCACTACCCTCAGAGCAAGGGATGCTCACAGAGCAAGAGGTGCCCACAACTCAAGGGAGGCCCATGGCTCAAGGTCATCTGACAGCCCAGCTAGTACCTGAAGCTCAGACAGTGCCTGAAACTctcaaagtgcccctgggtgcagCAGTGCGCAAAGCTGAAAACCCACCCATAATCCAAGGACTGCCTACAGCTCCCAAAGTGCCTACTGCCCCACTGATGCCGGCAGCACACACAGAGCCTGCAGCTCCCAAAGTGCCTTTGGGTCCAACAAAGCCAGCAGTTTCTGTGATGCCCACCACTGAAAAAGCAGCCATGGATCAACTGGTATCGGAATCAGCATTGACAGCTCAGGTGTTGTCTGCAACTCCAAAGACTCCCACAGCTCAGAAGATGCCTGCAATGAAAACATCACCTGTAGGTCCCCAAACACCCAAAGCTCAAGCCAGGCCTGTGCCTAAATCAGGGTCTACAGCTTCCAAAGCACCTGCAGCTCCCAAAACACCTGTGATCCCCAAAGCACCTGCAACTTCTAAAGCCTCCAGAGCTTCCAAGACGCCTGCACCCCAGAAAGTGCCCACAGATGCAGGGCCCACGTTGGATGTAGCCAAACTTCTGAGTGAGGTCCACCCTTCATCAAGGGGTAGTAGATCCTCACCAAAGGGCCAGGCGGCTGGAAGGCAGGGTCCCCAGCCCAACAGTACCCTAGCCCTCAGCAGCAAGCATCCATTCCTGATGGAGGGGCTCCTGGGGGCTTGGGAAGGCACCCCAAGGCAGCCATCTCGCCACCAACAGGCAAGCAACACAGTGACCAGCTTCCAGAGGTACCATGAGGCCCTGAACACACCCTTTGAGTTGAATTTGTCAGGGGAACCTGGAAACCAGGAGTTGCGACGAGTGGTTATTGACGGCAGCAGTGTGGCCATGGTGTGAGTAGCCATGGGGCAGGGTGGCATGGGAATGCTGGGGAGCTGGGGCAGGGTATCCCTGGACAACTGTGTGTGGCCATCCTTTCCTGACCTCCATATGGGAAGTATAGGGTTTGAATGGGGAAAAGAAGGGAGCCTGACTTTGTGGGAGATGGCATGTGTTAAGTGGCCACTGCACACCCAGCAGTGGGCATTGAATCCTCATAGCAGCGCTGCCAGGGCaggtttctcttcttccttttaagtAGATGAAGAAATAAGCTTAGAGGTGAGAATCTTGCCTCAGGTCCCTGAGTCAGCCAGGGGCTCAGCTGCCCTTTGGGTTTACATCTGCCCACTGCTAAGGCCCATGCTCTGCCCAGGCAGCTTTTAAACATTTAGCCCAAATGTTGAGATCCAGCCCAGATCCCTTCTGAAGGTTTTCCTGGCCACACTGTTCCTTAGAGATGGCCCTCCCTGCACGGTGCCGACTGTTGTAGAGATATTAGGATAGATACATGAAAGACCATTTATTTTGCCACATGGTAGAGTAGTGATCTGTGCTGAGCACACtctcagcacacagtaggtggttagaggatttttgtttgctttaggGTCTAAACTGAGCTCTTTGGATGGAAGGTCTGCATTCGTCCTCTTCTTGTCTTCAATGACCCtaaattcatacacacacacacacacacatacactgttTGGCAGTGCCCTGTGCCCAGTAGTTGCTCACAGAATGTTTGAGGATGGAGATAAGGGAGCAGGGCATTGTCGGTGTCTTTGGTGCTGAAGCTGGTCCTCTGGCATTGCCTGCTCGCTGTCCCAGGGCCTTGAGGGAGGGACTGTGAGGCAGAGCCATTTCTCCTGCATTTGGGAAGCTGCCCCCTCACCTCCTACTACCCCACAGGCATGGCCTCCAGCACTTCTTCTCCTGCCGAGGCATTGCCATGGCAGTGCAGTATTTCTGGAACCGGGGACACCGAGAAGTCACTGTATTTGTGCCCACCTGGCAGCTGAAGAAGAACCGGAGGGTGAGAGGTGAGATGTCCACCGTCTGCCCAGCCCCTCCAGCATCACCATGCTTTTCTCCTCCCTTTCTGCCCCTGCTCCCACCATAGCCTTTctcacctctcctctcctctaaTCATCTCTGTCTGCCTTTCATTGCCAGAGAGCCACTTCCTGACGAAGCTCCATTCACTCAAGATGCTTTCAATCACCCCTTCCCAGCTGGAGAATGGCAAGAAGATCACCACCTATGATTATAGGTACACTACACCCAGGCCTCTGTGGGGACCAGGATTTGGGCCTGGATGGGTATCAGGTGGAGTTAGCATGGGCcatatagtattccattatgtgagTCCCCATCTAGCGGATCTTTTGATTCCCTGGTTGAAGGTCATTTGACTATTTCCCTTTTATGCTTCTCCATCTTCTCTGGGGGAAATGGAGGCAAAAGTGTCATGGAATCATGCTCTAGAGTGTGAGGTGGGGTATAAGAGAGGAGAGGTCTCTACCAAGGTTTGCTCTACCCAAGCCCAAGGGTTGCTCTTGGCTTTGAGACTCTGGTGCTCTTTCCATGAATTAGCTGGCTTTCTTCCATCATGGCCTGTGTGCCTACATACACTGCTTTGGATTGGATGTACTTTATGCTGAGTGAGAGTGAGAGGTACCCTGGACATTACCAGTTTGGGTTGAAGTTCATGTCTCAAGGAACTGCTTCagtctttttccttctctaagccCTGCACTGGGAGGAGGCATATGGCTGTATATAGATGGTGCCCTGGGCAGGGCTCTGGAAATGGAGCTAGATTGGCCCTGGTCTGCCTGAACCCTGATTGCTTCCTTGCCTATGGATCATAATTACCCACTTTCCAGAATGCCTATGGGAGCAGTGAGCCTAGGGGAGCCTGTGACCCTGCCTCTGTTAGGGTAAGGAAAGTCCTGCTCTTGGGCTGGAGTTGATGCCAGGCTGACAGAAGTCTTGGCTTCACTTAGGCTGGGCAGGGAGAAGTTCTGTTTCTCCCCTACTTTTCCCAACCTGACATCCACCCAGCCTTTCATCCCAGGAAGGCGTGGACAGGACTACTTAGGCATCCATCCTTGGGGAGCTAGCCCTTGGGTAAGGTCTTTAACTGCCTCTAAATTCAGGCCTAGGTGCGAGGGAAGCTGCCTTCTCGGCAGAAGGCCCCCTCTGCTGGGCACTTATGGAATGGCATGCTTGGGGTAGTCCTCCAGCATTGCTGAAGTAGgtcatctttgttttctttcctggttAGGGGAGAGCCTTGAAAAATGGGTTTGCTTATTCAGGTATGCGTTTTTATATTCAttagcatatgtatatatgtttttgcatatatataaatgttatacatTGGTGAAGAATATTGGAATATTCATGTGTATGCTGTGCAGCAGGCACTGAGCTAGACACTTAAATACATCACCTCATTAGGTTCAATACTCAAAGCAATCTGGGATAGCTTTGTTTGCCTTCATTTCACAGGTGCAAAAACCCAAGTAGTAAATAGGCAGATGTGAATGTGAGTGAGTGGGTGGGCTTCTGTGCCTGCATGTGTAATAGGGGTGTGGGTTTGTATATATTGTTGGGGACATGTGCATACAAGTCAGTCCACTCTTTCAGTAGACTTCTGGCGATCCCACGTGTGTTCCAGAGCTTTGGCTTCCTGTCTGTGAGGGACAGTGTTTTTGTTTGACACCTCACTGTGGAGCTGCTAGTTCATTTTCCCAGGGGACCCAGAAAGTGAGGGGGCCCTTCTCCCTGCAGGTTCATGGTAAAGCTGGCGGAAGAGACAGATGGCATCATTGTCACCAATGAGCAGATTCACATCCTGATGAATAATTCCAAGAAACTGATGGTCAAAAATCGGTGAGGCGGCTCCCTAGGGATTTGAGCCACTTGGTTCCCTTGATGTCAGGCAGCTCCTGGCAGGGGAGATGTTGGGGCAAAGAGAGGGGTCTTGAAATAGGGTTCACAGAACCTATGGGGGGATGGGGGCCTCAGCCACCGTGGCAGGCAGCAACAGGGTGTGGGTGAGTTAAGGGCTCATCTATGACTGTGCCCCTTTCTCTCCTGTGTTCCAGCCTTCTGCCCTTCACCTTTGCGGGGAATCTCTTCATGGTACCAGATGATCCATTGGGCCGAGATGGCCCTACTTTGGATGAGTTTCTGAAGAAGCCAAACAGGTAATAGGTCAGGCCTCCCCTGCCTCCTAGGTGCTCTTAGGACTGACCAGAACTTCCTTCTAGTGCTAGCCAATATTTGTCTACTGCTTAAAAATGAACAGAGTGATTTGCTTTTCATGACCTTATAGTTCTACCATACATCAATGCCTCCATAAGCAATGTAAGGAAGATTTTAACATTTTACACAGATGCTGTAATACTGTGTGTATCCTTCTATAACTGGCATTTGCACTcaacattttattacttttttcagaTGTGTGCAAAATCATGTAGCCCTcatatagtattccattatgtgagTCCCCATCTAGCGGATCTATTGATTCTCTGGTTGAAGGTTATTTGACTATTTCCCTTTTATGCTGTTGGTGCTGATGTGGCAGTGATGTAGCAATGAAAGCTTCATTCTTGTCCAAGGGACGCTATGCCTAGAGCATATGCTATTTCCTTTAGTATCTCCTTTGATCCTCACAATTTGAGTTAGATGCCAATGACCACTCTCAATTTCTGGATGAGGAATTTGAGATTTAAGTGACTTTTAGGAGGTTACTTTTTTGGTGTGGGCAGAATTGATTTGCAATAACTTTGATCCTCTGGCTCCACCTGAGCCATCGTGCTGCCCACCTTCCAATGCCTTGGGGCCACTATGGGGACCTTAACTTCCCAACAAGGCACTTCCTCTTGGGCCATTTCACCAATTTGGATGTGAGGCTGAGGTTTGTTTACTGAGTGTCGGGCTCTCCTTCCTATGTTGATCTTCCCCGGGAATGCTTATCCTGGGGTAGATTGTAAGCTGCCAGTCATCTTTGGTCAAATCATTGGTTGAAAACTAGGTTGAATATATCTCGGTCCATGAGGTTTTGATTTGATGAGTCATCACAGCACAGATGAATCTTTACAGTTGAGGTTAGGGCAGATGCAGGGGTTACAGCAGGGATTTGCTGGCAGAGCCCTGCCTTAGACCGTGCCATGTGGGAGGCTGGCGATCAGCTTAGCCTCAGGGATACTTAACAATGAGGTAAGGCTTTGGGGGGCATCCAGAGGAGTGTCTTTCCCTTGGATGATGTTTGGGTggggctgccccctccccctaTTTTTCTCCCTGTTTTGGTATAGGTTGGACACAGACATTGGCAACTTCCTGAAGGTGTGGAAGACCCTTCCTCCTAGCTCAGCCCGCATCTCTGAGCTGAGTGATGATGTTGACGCTGGGCCCCTGCAGGAGCCACAGAATGTGGAAGAAgtcagagaggagaaggaagaacagCAGGAAGAGGAGCCGAGGGAGGAGCAGGGGTGGCCAAAGCTGGAAGAGGAGGGGGACGACCTTGACTCTTCCCTGGCATCAGTGTTCCGAGCCGAGTGCCCTTCCCTTTCGGAGGAAATCCTCCGGTGCCTCAGTCTCCACGACCCCCCTGATGGGGCCCTAGATATCGATCTCCTGCCAGGTGTGGCCTCTCCCTACCTGGGCATCCCCTGGGATGGGGGGGCTCCCTGCCAGCAGGTCCTCACCCAGCTGGCCCAGCTATCCATCCCCAGCAACTTCACCGCGCTTTCCTTCTTTGTGGGGTTCATGGATTCCCATCGGGATGCCATCCCTGACTATGAAGCCCTGATGGGCCCCCTGCACAGCCTCCTAAAGCAGAAGCCAGACTGGCAGTGGGACCGGGAGCATGAAAAGGCCTTCCTGGCCCTGAAGCGAGCCCTGGTGTCCGCCCTCTGCCTGACGGCCCCCAACTCCCAGCTGCCCTTCCGCCTGGAGGTGATGGTGAGCCAAGTGGCCCTGACAGCCATCCTCCACCAGGAACACTCAGGGAGGAAGCACCCCATCGCCTACACCTCGAAACCCCTCCTCCCCGATGAGGAGAGCGAGGGTCCCCAGTCAGGTGGAGACAGCCCCTATGCGGTGGCCTGGGCCCTCAAGCATTTCTCCCGCTGCATTGGAGACACTCCAGTGGTCCTAGACCTTTGCTATGCCTCCAGGACCACTGCAGACCCTGAGGCAAGGGAGGGCCGCAGGGTTTCCAAAGCATGGTTGATCCGATGGTCCCTCTTGGTACAGGACAAAGGCAAGAGGGCCCTGGAATTGACCCTTCTCCAGGGCCTGCTGAGGGAAAACCGGCTACTAATGCCAGCTTCCTCAATGCCCCGTTTCTTCCAGGTTCTGCCTCCGTTTTCTGACCTGTCCACTTTTGTCTGCATCCACATGTCTGGCTATTGCTTTTACCGTGAGGATGAGTGGTGTGCTGGCTTTGGTCTCTATGTCCTGTCTCCTACCAGCGCCCCTgtctctctgtccttctcttGCTCTCCTTACACACCGACCTATGCCCACCTGGCAGCTGTGGCTTGTGGCCTGGAGCGCTTTGGCCAGTCCCAGCTCCCGGTGGTTTTCCTCACCCACTGCAACTGGATCTTCAGCCTCCTTTGGGAGCTCCTGCCCCTCTGGAGGGCGCGGGGCTTCCTATCCTCTGATGGGGCTCCACTACCTCACCCAAGCCTGCTTTCCTACATCATATCCCTCACTTCTGGTCTGTCATCCCTTCCATTTATCTACCGAACCTCCTACCGGGGCTCTCTGTTTGCTGTGACAGTGGATACCCTGGCCAAGCAGGGTGCCCAAGGGGCTGGGCAGTGGTGGAATTTACCAAAGGATGTGCCGGTCCCTGTAGTGACTGCCCATACTACGGGCAAGAAGCCCAACTTGCTGGCATTACAGTTGAGTGACAGCACCCTGGCTGATATCATCGCCAAGCTGCAGGCTGGGCAGAAGTTATCTGGCTCCTCCCCCTTCAGTTCTGCCTTTAACTCCCTCAGCCTTGACAAGGAGAGTGGTCTGCTGATGTTCAAGGGAGATAAAAAGCCCAGGGTCTGGGTAGTCCCAACACAACTCCGGAGGGATCTGATTTTCTCGGTGCATGACATCCCCATGGGTGCCCACCAGAGGCCAGAGGAGACCTATAAGAAGCTGAGGTTGCTGGGGTGGTGGCCTGGCATGCAGGAGCATGTGAGAGATTACTGCAGGAGCTGCTTGTTCTGCATCCCCCGCAATCTTATAGGCAGTGAGTTGAAGGTTATTGAGTCACCTTGGCCCCTCAGGTCTACTGCCCCTTGGTCCAACCTGCAGATAGAGGTGGTGGGTCCAGTAACTGTAAGCGAGGAGGGCCACAAGCATGTGCTCATTGTGGCTGACCCTAACACCAGGTGGGTAGAAGCGTTCCCACTGAGGCCCTACACGCATGTGGCTGTGGCCCAGGTATTGCTTCAGCACGTATTTGCCAGGTGGGGTGTCCCTGTGAGGCTGGAGGCGGCCCAGGGCCCTCAGTTTGCCCGGCATGTCCTGGTGAGCTGTGGGCTGGCCCTGGGAGCTCAGGTGACCACCCTGAGTAGGGACCTCCAGTTCCCCTGCCTGGCGAGCTCAGAGGTCTACTGGGAATTCAAGAGGGCCCTGAAGGAGTTCATCTTCCTACATGGCAAGAAGTGGGCAGCCTCCCTGCCCTTGCTGCACCTGGCCTTCAGAACCTCCTCCTCAGAGGCCACGCCCTTCCAGGTCCTGACTGGGGGTGAGGTGAGGGTGAGTGAGCCCCTGTGGTGGGAGATGAGCAGTGCCAACATCGAAGGGCTTAAGATGGATATCTTCCTGCTACAGCTGATTAGGGAGCTGCTGGATCTCCACTGCAGGGTGGCCGAAAAGGCAAGTGAGAAGGCTGACAACCGGCGTTTCAAACGGGAGAGCCAGGAGAAGGAGTGGAACGTGGGGGACCAGGTCCTCTTGCTGTCCCTCCCCAGGAATGGCAGCAGTGCCAAATGGGTGGGTCCTTTCTATATTGGGGACCGGCTGAGCCTGTCGCTCTATAGAGTGTGGGGCTTCCCAACCCCAGAGAAGCTGGGATGCATCTATCCCAGCAGTCTGATGAAGGCCTTTGCCAAGAATGGCACACCCCTGTCCTTCAAGGTCTTGGAGCAGTGAGCTGGAGCAGTTGTGGAGGCCCCTGCCCAGGAGTCCTGGGTTTCTGCTGCTAGGCCACCCCCAACCCACCCCCCGCTTCAGCTGTGCTCGCGCCCTGAGGGGCTTCAGTTGTGCCTTTTGTAGAAATGTTGCTTCATAAAGCTTTGCTGAATTGCCTTGAACTAGGGCTAGTGTCCCTATGGAAGAACCCCCAATTGGGGGTATTCAGAAAATTTGCCAAAGGCTGTTAAATATGGGCCTCTGGCACTTTTACATTGGGGAGAAGAAAGTCCCTTTATAAAAAGTAGGTCAGTTTGTCTTGTTCCTCAAGTATCCTTTTCCCCCTATATACACATGCAGGTGTAAAGACACC
Coding sequences within it:
- the Nynrin gene encoding protein NYNRIN isoform X2, yielding MSAPTTDVQEPLRVRSFGSWDGEYLKGLCSPELWKEVRYPPLLHCAFLGAQGLFLDCLCWSTLAYLVPGPPGSLMVGGLTESFTMTQNWLEELVARLRWGPAPLLTPRGIWEAEVTRAFGALVWIRGDQYAGDLLQLPPAVQELLLSLVRDAAGKEDIIEWLSHFGISNTHSNQEVLICPPQQKKEGLAMVSMGESPGSFLEMGTLQKGGLESPKRLTSLGATGSLIPTQSTQQETANQLVRVGSSNQGGKDRAQEEGPLQASSSRDSSNHSQTLLQQRQVQRVEDKLPFQAPVSALGVCPSWKAWAPGPAFGPLWPGAIAATFWRINELHSLHLAWLLSQAGFNFPFWQRPVGPIQLKLPGQNPLPLNLEWKQKELTPLPSAESPACRLDGELGGETALRNLPRPETSPKITSLLVVPAGSAVKDKLSPGLPQIGPPLTSAPQLQARGELGDQGSMPLDCKGLEKGPSPALPSEQGMLTEQEVPTTQGRPMAQGHLTAQLVPEAQTVPETLKVPLGAAVRKAENPPIIQGLPTAPKVPTAPLMPAAHTEPAAPKVPLGPTKPAVSVMPTTEKAAMDQLVSESALTAQVLSATPKTPTAQKMPAMKTSPVGPQTPKAQARPVPKSGSTASKAPAAPKTPVIPKAPATSKASRASKTPAPQKVPTDAGPTLDVAKLLSEVHPSSRGSRSSPKGQAAGRQGPQPNSTLALSSKHPFLMEGLLGAWEGTPRQPSRHQQASNTVTSFQRYHEALNTPFELNLSGEPGNQELRRVVIDGSSVAMVHGLQHFFSCRGIAMAVQYFWNRGHREVTVFVPTWQLKKNRRVRESHFLTKLHSLKMLSITPSQLENGKKITTYDYRFMVKLAEETDGIIVTNEQIHILMNNSKKLMVKNRLLPFTFAGNLFMVPDDPLGRDGPTLDEFLKKPNRLDTDIGNFLKVWKTLPPSSARISELSDDVDAGPLQEPQNVEEVREEKEEQQEEEPREEQGWPKLEEEGDDLDSSLASVFRAECPSLSEEILRCLSLHDPPDGALDIDLLPGVASPYLGIPWDGGAPCQQVLTQLAQLSIPSNFTALSFFVGFMDSHRDAIPDYEALMGPLHSLLKQKPDWQWDREHEKAFLALKRALVSALCLTAPNSQLPFRLEVMVSQVALTAILHQEHSGRKHPIAYTSKPLLPDEESEGPQSGGDSPYAVAWALKHFSRCIGDTPVVLDLCYASRTTADPEAREGRRVSKAWLIRWSLLVQDKGKRALELTLLQGLLRENRLLMPASSMPRFFQVLPPFSDLSTFVCIHMSGYCFYREDEWCAGFGLYVLSPTSAPVSLSFSCSPYTPTYAHLAAVACGLERFGQSQLPVVFLTHCNWIFSLLWELLPLWRARGFLSSDGAPLPHPSLLSYIISLTSGLSSLPFIYRTSYRGSLFAVTVDTLAKQGAQGAGQWWNLPKDVPVPVVTAHTTGKKPNLLALQLSDSTLADIIAKLQAGQKLSGSSPFSSAFNSLSLDKESGLLMFKGDKKPRVWVVPTQLRRDLIFSVHDIPMGAHQRPEETYKKLRLLGWWPGMQEHVRDYCRSCLFCIPRNLIGSELKVIESPWPLRSTAPWSNLQIEVVGPVTVSEEGHKHVLIVADPNTRWVEAFPLRPYTHVAVAQVLLQHVFARWGVPVRLEAAQGPQFARHVLVSCGLALGAQVTTLSRDLQFPCLASSEVYWEFKRALKEFIFLHGKKWAASLPLLHLAFRTSSSEATPFQVLTGGEVRVSEPLWWEMSSANIEGLKMDIFLLQLIRELLDLHCRVAEKASEKADNRRFKRESQEKEWNVGDQVLLLSLPRNGSSAKWVGPFYIGDRLSLSLYRVWGFPTPEKLGCIYPSSLMKAFAKNGTPLSFKVLEQ
- the Nynrin gene encoding protein NYNRIN isoform X1; translated protein: MLLSGGDPPTQEWFMVQTKSKPRVQRQRLQVQRIFRVKLNAFQSRPDTPYFWLQLEGPRENTGKAKEYLKGLCSPELWKEVRYPPLLHCAFLGAQGLFLDCLCWSTLAYLVPGPPGSLMVGGLTESFTMTQNWLEELVARLRWGPAPLLTPRGIWEAEVTRAFGALVWIRGDQYAGDLLQLPPAVQELLLSLVRDAAGKEDIIEWLSHFGISNTHSNQEVLICPPQQKKEGLAMVSMGESPGSFLEMGTLQKGGLESPKRLTSLGATGSLIPTQSTQQETANQLVRVGSSNQGGKDRAQEEGPLQASSSRDSSNHSQTLLQQRQVQRVEDKLPFQAPVSALGVCPSWKAWAPGPAFGPLWPGAIAATFWRINELHSLHLAWLLSQAGFNFPFWQRPVGPIQLKLPGQNPLPLNLEWKQKELTPLPSAESPACRLDGELGGETALRNLPRPETSPKITSLLVVPAGSAVKDKLSPGLPQIGPPLTSAPQLQARGELGDQGSMPLDCKGLEKGPSPALPSEQGMLTEQEVPTTQGRPMAQGHLTAQLVPEAQTVPETLKVPLGAAVRKAENPPIIQGLPTAPKVPTAPLMPAAHTEPAAPKVPLGPTKPAVSVMPTTEKAAMDQLVSESALTAQVLSATPKTPTAQKMPAMKTSPVGPQTPKAQARPVPKSGSTASKAPAAPKTPVIPKAPATSKASRASKTPAPQKVPTDAGPTLDVAKLLSEVHPSSRGSRSSPKGQAAGRQGPQPNSTLALSSKHPFLMEGLLGAWEGTPRQPSRHQQASNTVTSFQRYHEALNTPFELNLSGEPGNQELRRVVIDGSSVAMVHGLQHFFSCRGIAMAVQYFWNRGHREVTVFVPTWQLKKNRRVRESHFLTKLHSLKMLSITPSQLENGKKITTYDYRFMVKLAEETDGIIVTNEQIHILMNNSKKLMVKNRLLPFTFAGNLFMVPDDPLGRDGPTLDEFLKKPNRLDTDIGNFLKVWKTLPPSSARISELSDDVDAGPLQEPQNVEEVREEKEEQQEEEPREEQGWPKLEEEGDDLDSSLASVFRAECPSLSEEILRCLSLHDPPDGALDIDLLPGVASPYLGIPWDGGAPCQQVLTQLAQLSIPSNFTALSFFVGFMDSHRDAIPDYEALMGPLHSLLKQKPDWQWDREHEKAFLALKRALVSALCLTAPNSQLPFRLEVMVSQVALTAILHQEHSGRKHPIAYTSKPLLPDEESEGPQSGGDSPYAVAWALKHFSRCIGDTPVVLDLCYASRTTADPEAREGRRVSKAWLIRWSLLVQDKGKRALELTLLQGLLRENRLLMPASSMPRFFQVLPPFSDLSTFVCIHMSGYCFYREDEWCAGFGLYVLSPTSAPVSLSFSCSPYTPTYAHLAAVACGLERFGQSQLPVVFLTHCNWIFSLLWELLPLWRARGFLSSDGAPLPHPSLLSYIISLTSGLSSLPFIYRTSYRGSLFAVTVDTLAKQGAQGAGQWWNLPKDVPVPVVTAHTTGKKPNLLALQLSDSTLADIIAKLQAGQKLSGSSPFSSAFNSLSLDKESGLLMFKGDKKPRVWVVPTQLRRDLIFSVHDIPMGAHQRPEETYKKLRLLGWWPGMQEHVRDYCRSCLFCIPRNLIGSELKVIESPWPLRSTAPWSNLQIEVVGPVTVSEEGHKHVLIVADPNTRWVEAFPLRPYTHVAVAQVLLQHVFARWGVPVRLEAAQGPQFARHVLVSCGLALGAQVTTLSRDLQFPCLASSEVYWEFKRALKEFIFLHGKKWAASLPLLHLAFRTSSSEATPFQVLTGGEVRVSEPLWWEMSSANIEGLKMDIFLLQLIRELLDLHCRVAEKASEKADNRRFKRESQEKEWNVGDQVLLLSLPRNGSSAKWVGPFYIGDRLSLSLYRVWGFPTPEKLGCIYPSSLMKAFAKNGTPLSFKVLEQ